Proteins found in one Quercus robur chromosome 2, dhQueRobu3.1, whole genome shotgun sequence genomic segment:
- the LOC126712465 gene encoding probable nucleoredoxin 2 isoform X1, producing MKKEGKDGNFEALTNGDYEEQLSSSRFSSLLESRDRDYLLSSTGLQVKVSDLEGKVIGLYFSANWYPPCRNFTPVLVDMYEQLKTNGSNFEIVYVSSDEDLNAFNNYHALMPWLAIPFSDLETKKALNRKFDIEGIPCLVILQPNSNKDDATLHEGVELVYRYGVRAFPFTKERLENLLEEEREKHERQTLTNLITNHDRDYLLGHPSPKQVPVASLVGKTVGLYFSAQWCVPCVKFIPRLISIYQKIKQMLVENGDQEDFEIVFVSNDRDQQSFDTYFNTMPWLALPFGDPTVKELAKHFDVHGIPCLIIIGPDGKTVTKQGRNLINLYQENAYPFTEAKVELLEKQMDEEAKSLPRSVYHPGHRHELNLVSEGNGGGPFICCDCDEQGCGWAYQCLECGYEVHPKCVTTADRASTGQ from the exons atgaagaaagaagGTAAAGATGGTAATTTTGAAGCCCTAACAAACGGTGACTATGAAGAACAGCTCTCAAGCTCAAGATTCTCATCTCTCTTGGAGTCCAGAGATCGAGATTATCTTCTCAGTTCAACTGGACttcag GTGAAAGTATCTGATCTTGAAGGCAAGGTTATAGGGCTCTACTTCTCAGCCAATTGGTACCCGCCATGCAGAAACTTCACCCCAGTCCTAGTTGATATGTACGAGCAACTTAAGACCAATGGGTctaattttgaaattgtgtaTGTGTCATCGGATGAAGACTTGAATGCCTTCAACAACTATCATGCATTGATGCCTTGGCTGGCTATTCCATTCTCTGATTTGGAGACTAAGAAAGCATTGAACAGGAAATTTGATATCGAAGGAATTCCTTGCTTAGTCATTTTGCAACCTAACAGTAATAAAGATGATGCAACATTGCATGAAGGTGTTGAACTCGTTTATCGATACGGGGTCCGAGCCTTCCCGTTTACTAAAGAGAGGTTGGAGAATTTGCTGGAGGAAGAGAGGGAGAAGCATGAGAGGCAGACCCTTACCAATTTAATAACTAACCACGATAGAGACTATCTTTTGGGTCATCCCAGTCCTAAACAG GTACCTGTTGCTTCATTGGTAGGTAAAACAGTTGGACTATACTTCTCTGCCCAATGGTGCGTTCCATGTGTTAAGTTTATTCCGAGGTTAATCTCCATCTACCAAAAGATTAAGCAAATGCTGGTAGAAAATGGAGATCAAGAGGACTTCGAAATAGTGTTCGTGTCAAATGATCGCGACCAACAGTCATTCGACACCTATTTTAATACCATGCCTTGGCTAGCTTTGCCTTTTGGAGACCCAACTGTGAAGGAGCTTGCTAAGCATTTTGATGTACACGGGATCCCTTGTTTGATAATTATAGGCCCTGATGGTAAAACTGTGACCAAACAAGGTAGGAACTTGATAAACTTGTACCAAGAAAATGCATACCCTTTCACTGAAGCCAAAGTGGAGTTGCTAGAGAAACAAATGGATGAAGAGGCTAAGAGCCTTCCAAGATCGGTGTACCATCCAGGGCATCGCCACGAGCTCAATTTGGTGTCTGAAGGCAATGGAGGAGGGCCTTTTATATGTTGTGATTGCGATGAACAAGGGTGTGGTTGGGCTTACCAGTGTTTGGAATGTGGGTATGAGGTGCACCCAAAATGTGTGACAACTGCAGATCGCGCCTCTACGGGGCAATAA
- the LOC126712465 gene encoding probable nucleoredoxin 2 isoform X2 yields the protein MYEQLKTNGSNFEIVYVSSDEDLNAFNNYHALMPWLAIPFSDLETKKALNRKFDIEGIPCLVILQPNSNKDDATLHEGVELVYRYGVRAFPFTKERLENLLEEEREKHERQTLTNLITNHDRDYLLGHPSPKQVPVASLVGKTVGLYFSAQWCVPCVKFIPRLISIYQKIKQMLVENGDQEDFEIVFVSNDRDQQSFDTYFNTMPWLALPFGDPTVKELAKHFDVHGIPCLIIIGPDGKTVTKQGRNLINLYQENAYPFTEAKVELLEKQMDEEAKSLPRSVYHPGHRHELNLVSEGNGGGPFICCDCDEQGCGWAYQCLECGYEVHPKCVTTADRASTGQ from the exons ATGTACGAGCAACTTAAGACCAATGGGTctaattttgaaattgtgtaTGTGTCATCGGATGAAGACTTGAATGCCTTCAACAACTATCATGCATTGATGCCTTGGCTGGCTATTCCATTCTCTGATTTGGAGACTAAGAAAGCATTGAACAGGAAATTTGATATCGAAGGAATTCCTTGCTTAGTCATTTTGCAACCTAACAGTAATAAAGATGATGCAACATTGCATGAAGGTGTTGAACTCGTTTATCGATACGGGGTCCGAGCCTTCCCGTTTACTAAAGAGAGGTTGGAGAATTTGCTGGAGGAAGAGAGGGAGAAGCATGAGAGGCAGACCCTTACCAATTTAATAACTAACCACGATAGAGACTATCTTTTGGGTCATCCCAGTCCTAAACAG GTACCTGTTGCTTCATTGGTAGGTAAAACAGTTGGACTATACTTCTCTGCCCAATGGTGCGTTCCATGTGTTAAGTTTATTCCGAGGTTAATCTCCATCTACCAAAAGATTAAGCAAATGCTGGTAGAAAATGGAGATCAAGAGGACTTCGAAATAGTGTTCGTGTCAAATGATCGCGACCAACAGTCATTCGACACCTATTTTAATACCATGCCTTGGCTAGCTTTGCCTTTTGGAGACCCAACTGTGAAGGAGCTTGCTAAGCATTTTGATGTACACGGGATCCCTTGTTTGATAATTATAGGCCCTGATGGTAAAACTGTGACCAAACAAGGTAGGAACTTGATAAACTTGTACCAAGAAAATGCATACCCTTTCACTGAAGCCAAAGTGGAGTTGCTAGAGAAACAAATGGATGAAGAGGCTAAGAGCCTTCCAAGATCGGTGTACCATCCAGGGCATCGCCACGAGCTCAATTTGGTGTCTGAAGGCAATGGAGGAGGGCCTTTTATATGTTGTGATTGCGATGAACAAGGGTGTGGTTGGGCTTACCAGTGTTTGGAATGTGGGTATGAGGTGCACCCAAAATGTGTGACAACTGCAGATCGCGCCTCTACGGGGCAATAA
- the LOC126712466 gene encoding NEP1-interacting protein 2-like isoform X2 has product MGICTYPVSSFPFWVSGERVREFCYCMLYALICKFFNVIFTFFFAVVGAEMGAMIGALIAIKTKSSVFHGTAVGAIKGGIFSIELFRIILDLWNSNISSSRFFLSLIDIIAKLLSGRPVAEPSTPTLPSAVQMQRQVHASITTSEEVPMRTTMGLSIYSDEKIPRFQMTYRHILDSSGNGISCSICLQHFQLEEMARSMPPCYHIFHLQCIDKWLVGHSSCPLCRGEI; this is encoded by the exons ATGGGCATTTGCACCTATCCTGTTtcttccttcccattttgggtcTCTGGCGAAAGAGTACGGGAGTTCTGCTACTGCATGCTTTATGCACTTATATGCAAATTCTTTAATGTGATCTTCACTTTCTTCTTTGCAGTAG TTGGTGCAGAAATGGGGGCCATGATTGGAGCTTTGATTGCCATAAAAACAAAGAGCAGCGTGTTCCATGGGACCGCGGTTGGAGCGATCAAGGGTGGCATTTTCTCCATTGAGCTTTTCAGAATTATACTTGATCTATGGAATTCTAATATTAGTAGTTCAAGGTTTTTCCTCTCCTTG ATTGACATAATCGCAAAACTTTTGAGTGGAAGACCCGTTGCAGAACCATCTACACCAACCTTGCCAAGCGCAGTGCAAATGCAAAGACAG GTACATGCTTCCATTACAACTTCTGAGGAGGTCCCAATGAGAACCACCATGGGGTTATCAATATATTCAGATGAGAAGATCCCCAGGTTCCAAATGACATACAGACACATCTTAGATTCCTCAGGGAATGGAATATCCTGCTCAATTTGCCTTCAG CACTTTCAGCTAGAGGAAATGGCTCGTAGCATGCCGCCTTGTTACCACATTTTTCATTTGCAATGCATAGATAAGTGGCTTGTGGGGCATAGCTCTTGCCCACTGTGCAGAGGGGAAATATAA
- the LOC126712466 gene encoding NEP1-interacting protein-like 1 isoform X1, whose protein sequence is MGICTYPVSSFPFWVSGERVREFCYCMLYALICKFFNVIFTFFFAVVGAEMGAMIGALIAIKTKSSVFHGTAVGAIKGGIFSIELFRIILDLWNSNISSSRFFLSLIDIIAKLLSGRPVAEPSTPTLPSAVQMQRQNVTDQVHASITTSEEVPMRTTMGLSIYSDEKIPRFQMTYRHILDSSGNGISCSICLQHFQLEEMARSMPPCYHIFHLQCIDKWLVGHSSCPLCRGEI, encoded by the exons ATGGGCATTTGCACCTATCCTGTTtcttccttcccattttgggtcTCTGGCGAAAGAGTACGGGAGTTCTGCTACTGCATGCTTTATGCACTTATATGCAAATTCTTTAATGTGATCTTCACTTTCTTCTTTGCAGTAG TTGGTGCAGAAATGGGGGCCATGATTGGAGCTTTGATTGCCATAAAAACAAAGAGCAGCGTGTTCCATGGGACCGCGGTTGGAGCGATCAAGGGTGGCATTTTCTCCATTGAGCTTTTCAGAATTATACTTGATCTATGGAATTCTAATATTAGTAGTTCAAGGTTTTTCCTCTCCTTG ATTGACATAATCGCAAAACTTTTGAGTGGAAGACCCGTTGCAGAACCATCTACACCAACCTTGCCAAGCGCAGTGCAAATGCAAAGACAG AATGTGACTGATCAGGTACATGCTTCCATTACAACTTCTGAGGAGGTCCCAATGAGAACCACCATGGGGTTATCAATATATTCAGATGAGAAGATCCCCAGGTTCCAAATGACATACAGACACATCTTAGATTCCTCAGGGAATGGAATATCCTGCTCAATTTGCCTTCAG CACTTTCAGCTAGAGGAAATGGCTCGTAGCATGCCGCCTTGTTACCACATTTTTCATTTGCAATGCATAGATAAGTGGCTTGTGGGGCATAGCTCTTGCCCACTGTGCAGAGGGGAAATATAA
- the LOC126712466 gene encoding NEP1-interacting protein 2-like isoform X3 yields MEELCCSAVSAVLCILFCVIFNFLFAVVGAEMGAMIGALIAIKTKSSVFHGTAVGAIKGGIFSIELFRIILDLWNSNISSSRFFLSLIDIIAKLLSGRPVAEPSTPTLPSAVQMQRQNVTDQVHASITTSEEVPMRTTMGLSIYSDEKIPRFQMTYRHILDSSGNGISCSICLQHFQLEEMARSMPPCYHIFHLQCIDKWLVGHSSCPLCRGEI; encoded by the exons ATGGAGGAGTTGTGCTGCTCCGCAGTTTCTGCAGTTTTATGCATCCTCTTCTGTgtgattttcaatttcttatttGCAGTGG TTGGTGCAGAAATGGGGGCCATGATTGGAGCTTTGATTGCCATAAAAACAAAGAGCAGCGTGTTCCATGGGACCGCGGTTGGAGCGATCAAGGGTGGCATTTTCTCCATTGAGCTTTTCAGAATTATACTTGATCTATGGAATTCTAATATTAGTAGTTCAAGGTTTTTCCTCTCCTTG ATTGACATAATCGCAAAACTTTTGAGTGGAAGACCCGTTGCAGAACCATCTACACCAACCTTGCCAAGCGCAGTGCAAATGCAAAGACAG AATGTGACTGATCAGGTACATGCTTCCATTACAACTTCTGAGGAGGTCCCAATGAGAACCACCATGGGGTTATCAATATATTCAGATGAGAAGATCCCCAGGTTCCAAATGACATACAGACACATCTTAGATTCCTCAGGGAATGGAATATCCTGCTCAATTTGCCTTCAG CACTTTCAGCTAGAGGAAATGGCTCGTAGCATGCCGCCTTGTTACCACATTTTTCATTTGCAATGCATAGATAAGTGGCTTGTGGGGCATAGCTCTTGCCCACTGTGCAGAGGGGAAATATAA